The following are encoded together in the Triticum dicoccoides isolate Atlit2015 ecotype Zavitan chromosome 6B, WEW_v2.0, whole genome shotgun sequence genome:
- the LOC119324129 gene encoding RING-H2 finger protein ATL8-like yields MAARRLLEEAVAAGAQQDSLNSDLVLILAGLLCALVCVLGLGLVARCACSRRWARAADAPPGANRGVKKEVLRALPTVRYVADGGEASESDECAICLAEFEDGQDMRVLPQCSHAFHTACVDAWLRSHSSCPSCRRVLVAELPRGERSGRCGARPGGLDALLKAVPLCR; encoded by the coding sequence ATGGCGGCAAGAAGGCTCCTCGAGGAGGCGGTCGCCGCCGGCGCGCAGCAGGACTCGCTCAACTCGGACCTGGTCCTCATCCTCGCCGGCCTGCTCTGCGCGCTGGTCTGCGTCCTCGGCCTCGGCCTCGTGGCGCGGTGCGCGTGCTCGCGCCGCTGGGCCAGGGCCGCAGACGCCCCGCCCGGCGCCAACAGGGGCGTCAAGAAGGAGGTGCTGCGCGCCCTGCCCACCGTCAGGTACGTCGCCGACGGCGGCGAGGCGTCGGAATCGGACGAGTGCGCCATCTGCCTCGCCGAGTTCGAGGACGGCCAGGACATGCGGGTGCTGCCGCAGTGCAGCCACGCGTTCCACACGGCCTGCGTCGACGCCTGGCTGCGCTCGCACTCCTCGTGCCCGTCGTGCCGGCGGGTGCTCGTCGCCGAGCTGCCGCGCGGCGAGCGGAGCGGACGCTGCGGCGCGCGGCCCGGCGGCCTCGACGCGCTCCTCAAGGCCGTGCCGCTGTGCCGCTGA